One Variibacter gotjawalensis genomic window, GACCGACCGAACCGCGCGGTATCCCGGACCCGTGGGACGCATTGTTCTCTACAATCCAGCTGATGGGCCAGTCGATCACGGCCGGGAAGTTACGCGACGGGGCGCCCGATCTCATCCTGCGTCCGAATGTCTCGACATTCCGCCTATTGGATTTCCTCAGCGTCAGCGCGATTCTGCGCGTCGCCGATGCCATCAAGCCGGAGGTCGAAGCGAAGCTTGGCGCGCTTCTCTGAACTCGGCTAAAAGCGAGCCAACCAAAAAGGAAACGCGAGGATATCATGCGAGACGCCTTCATCTGCGACGCCGTGCGCACACCGATCGGCCGCTACGGCGGCGTACTCTCGAAGGTTCGCGCCGACGATCTCGGCGTCGTTCCGCTCAAAGCGCTGATGGAGCGCAATCCGAAGGTCGATTGGGAGAAGGTCGAGGAAGTCTTTTACGGCAACGTCAATCAAGCCGGTGAAGACAACCGCAACGTCGCACGCATGGCACTGCTGCTGGCCGGCATTCCGGCGTCGACCCCCGGCGTCACACTCAATCGCCTCTGCGCCTCGGGCCTCGAGGCCGTCGGACAAGCCGCACGCGCGATCCGCACCGGCGAAATGGACCTTGCGATCGCGGGCGGCGTCGAGTCGATGACGCGCGCGCCCTTCGTGATGGCCAAAGCGCAGGATGCCTTCTCGCGCTCCGCGGAAATCTTCGACACCACGATCGGCTGGCGCTTCGTCAATCCGGCGATGAAGAAGAATTTCGGCATCGATCAAATGCCCGAGACCGCCGAGAACGTCGCGCAGGATCATCAGATCAACCGCGCCGACCAGGATGCCTTCGCACTCCGCTCGCAGCAGCGCGCCGGCAAGGCCATCGCGTCCGGCTACTTCGCCGAAGAAATCGTGCCCGTGCAGGTGCCAGGCGGTAAAGCCGGCCCGATCACGGTCGACAAAGACGAACATCCGCGCCCCGACACGACGCCCGAGATGCTGGCGAAACTCAAGACGCCGTTCCGCGATCCCGGCACTGTCACGGCCGGCAACGCGTCGGGCGTCAACGACGGGGCCGCCGCGATCATCATCGCGTCCGAGAAGGCCGTGAAGGAACACGGCCTCACCCCGCGCGCACGCATTCTCGGCATGGCATCGGCCGGCGTCGCGCCGCGCGTAATGGGCATCGGCCCGATCCCGTCGACGCAGAAACTGATGGCGCAGCTCGGCCTCAAGATCTCCGACTTCGATCTCGTCGAGCTCAACGAAGCTTTCGCGGCGCAGGCCCTTGCGGTGCTGCGCGGCCTTGGCCTGCCGGACGATGCCGACCATGTGAACCCGAATGGCGGCGCCATCGCGCTCGGCCATCCGCTCGGCATGTCGGGCGCGCGTCTTGCCCTCACGGCAACGCACCAGCTCGAGAAAATGGGCGGCAAGCGCGCGCTGGCGACGCTCTGCGTCGGCGTCGGCCAGGGTCTTTCGGTCGCCATCGAACGCGTCAATTAAGCGAAAAGCGGCAAGGCTTTCGCCGAAATAGCCAACGGGGCCGGGTTTCAATCGCAGCCGGTCCCGTTTTACATTGAGCGCCGGAGGAAACCGATGAGCATCGTGTACCCAAGCGCGAGCCTGCGCGCGCACCCGCGTTATGACTTCGAGAAGTATCGCTCGACCGCGAAGCGATCGCCGAAGCAGCCGCTCATCATCCTTCCGCACACGCTGTCGGAACTTACCGGCCCGGCGTACGGCCACGGCGCGA contains:
- the pcaF gene encoding 3-oxoadipyl-CoA thiolase; this translates as MRDAFICDAVRTPIGRYGGVLSKVRADDLGVVPLKALMERNPKVDWEKVEEVFYGNVNQAGEDNRNVARMALLLAGIPASTPGVTLNRLCASGLEAVGQAARAIRTGEMDLAIAGGVESMTRAPFVMAKAQDAFSRSAEIFDTTIGWRFVNPAMKKNFGIDQMPETAENVAQDHQINRADQDAFALRSQQRAGKAIASGYFAEEIVPVQVPGGKAGPITVDKDEHPRPDTTPEMLAKLKTPFRDPGTVTAGNASGVNDGAAAIIIASEKAVKEHGLTPRARILGMASAGVAPRVMGIGPIPSTQKLMAQLGLKISDFDLVELNEAFAAQALAVLRGLGLPDDADHVNPNGGAIALGHPLGMSGARLALTATHQLEKMGGKRALATLCVGVGQGLSVAIERVN